The proteins below are encoded in one region of Pseudomonas sp. SCB32:
- a CDS encoding OprD family porin has product MNYRTLKHSSLAVAIAAAGLAQSVCAEGFIEDSKANLGLRNFYINTDNRNGGAPPSKQEEWGQGFMLNYNSGYTDGTVGFGVDALGLLGVKLDSGKGKHYNPQGKAFGGTVFPTDSDGRAVDDFSSLGLTGKAKVSATELRYGTLQPKLPVVTYNDGRLLPQTFSGGQVTSSEFKDLTLVGGQLEHMKGRNSSNSDQGLSIAGANNAQTGEFTNKFYYAGGDYKVGKDTVLQYYYGNLKDFYKQNFLGLQHNWELGEGVLKSDLRYFHSSSDGKNGNDPAYYSTGYYGNGITKGKVDNQVVSGLFTYAIKGHSFSAGHQMLSGDSDFPFINDGDGASTYLTTDVQIGKFQHAGERTWQARYAYDFAALGVPGLSFQTLYLRGDNIDTAYGNQSEWERDISLGYVVPDGGLKGLGFAWKNASLRSGLPAASTPGSASQRDQDENRLIVSYSIPLL; this is encoded by the coding sequence ATGAACTACCGAACGCTCAAGCATTCGAGCCTGGCTGTCGCCATCGCCGCTGCCGGTCTGGCGCAATCCGTTTGCGCCGAGGGTTTCATCGAGGACAGCAAGGCCAACCTCGGCCTGCGCAACTTCTATATCAACACCGACAATCGCAACGGCGGCGCCCCGCCGAGCAAGCAGGAAGAGTGGGGGCAGGGCTTCATGCTCAACTACAACTCCGGCTACACCGACGGTACTGTCGGGTTCGGTGTCGACGCCCTCGGCCTGCTTGGCGTCAAGCTCGATAGTGGTAAGGGCAAGCACTACAACCCGCAAGGCAAGGCGTTCGGCGGAACCGTGTTCCCCACGGACAGCGACGGCCGGGCGGTGGACGACTTCTCCAGCCTGGGGCTGACCGGCAAGGCCAAGGTGTCGGCCACCGAACTGCGCTACGGCACCCTGCAACCCAAGCTGCCGGTGGTGACCTACAACGATGGCCGCCTGCTGCCGCAGACCTTCAGTGGTGGTCAGGTCACGTCCAGCGAGTTCAAGGATCTGACACTCGTCGGCGGCCAGCTCGAACACATGAAGGGCCGCAACTCCAGCAACTCCGACCAGGGGCTGTCGATCGCCGGCGCCAACAACGCACAAACCGGTGAGTTCACCAACAAGTTCTACTACGCCGGGGGTGATTACAAGGTCGGCAAGGACACCGTCCTGCAGTACTACTACGGCAACCTGAAGGACTTCTACAAACAGAACTTCCTCGGCCTGCAGCACAACTGGGAACTCGGTGAGGGCGTGCTCAAGAGTGACCTGCGCTACTTCCACAGCAGCAGCGACGGCAAGAACGGCAATGACCCCGCCTACTACTCCACCGGCTACTACGGTAACGGCATCACCAAGGGCAAGGTGGACAACCAGGTCGTCAGCGGTCTTTTCACCTACGCCATCAAGGGCCACAGTTTCAGCGCAGGGCACCAGATGCTGTCCGGCGACAGCGATTTCCCATTCATCAATGATGGCGACGGCGCGTCCACCTACCTCACCACCGACGTGCAGATCGGCAAGTTCCAGCATGCCGGCGAGCGCACCTGGCAGGCACGCTATGCCTATGACTTCGCTGCGCTCGGTGTGCCGGGCCTGAGCTTCCAGACCCTTTACCTGCGTGGCGACAATATTGATACGGCCTACGGCAACCAGAGCGAGTGGGAGCGGGACATCAGCCTGGGTTACGTGGTACCGGACGGTGGTCTGAAGGGCCTGGGCTTCGCCTGGAAGAACGCGTCCCTGCGCAGTGGCCTG
- a CDS encoding integrase core domain-containing protein, with the protein MLRRGWQRFWHWLLRLFRRRIRVKPSGWQRTRHGGVIRRARKPAWVIDELVRLKALMPKAGCRQLTDTFNRLHARRRQMTVSKSFVAYTLCREQYAIECRRRALRRREPYSPERNAVWALDMTGKQDVHGEQHAIFGLIDHGTRRLLRLENLTNKNAWTLLGHLFLAIGRYGRPAAIRTDNERVFTGKVFSGVVRLAGIRYQRTDRGCPWQNGRIERLFGTLKAKLDQWRVLDGGQLQAALQTFHFWYNAVRPHQKLNGRTPLEVWNGVDPYRRALKRVEWFEAWDGLLSGFYLSG; encoded by the coding sequence ATGCTGCGCAGGGGATGGCAAAGGTTTTGGCACTGGCTGCTCAGGCTCTTTCGGCGCCGCATTCGGGTCAAGCCTTCCGGCTGGCAACGCACCCGGCACGGCGGGGTGATACGGCGGGCACGCAAACCCGCCTGGGTCATCGATGAATTGGTGCGTTTGAAAGCGCTAATGCCTAAGGCGGGATGTCGGCAGCTAACCGATACCTTCAATCGCCTGCATGCCCGACGCCGGCAGATGACGGTGAGTAAATCTTTCGTGGCTTACACCCTGTGTCGCGAGCAGTACGCGATTGAGTGCAGGCGCCGTGCATTGCGCAGGCGCGAACCCTACTCGCCTGAACGGAACGCGGTGTGGGCACTGGACATGACCGGCAAGCAGGATGTCCACGGGGAACAACATGCGATCTTCGGCCTGATCGATCACGGCACGCGGCGGCTACTGCGTTTGGAAAACCTGACCAACAAGAACGCCTGGACATTGCTGGGCCATCTGTTTCTGGCCATTGGGCGTTACGGCAGACCAGCGGCGATTCGCACGGACAACGAGCGTGTGTTTACCGGCAAGGTCTTCAGCGGCGTAGTTCGGCTGGCGGGTATTCGGTATCAACGCACGGACAGGGGCTGTCCCTGGCAGAACGGCAGGATCGAACGGCTGTTTGGCACCCTGAAGGCCAAGCTCGATCAGTGGCGCGTGCTGGACGGCGGGCAATTGCAGGCGGCCTTGCAAACCTTCCACTTCTGGTACAACGCGGTGCGCCCACATCAGAAACTGAACGGGCGAACACCGTTGGAAGTCTGGAACGGGGTCGATCCTTACCGGCGAGCTCTAAAACGGGTGGAATGGTTTGAAGCCTGGGACGGATTGCTTTCGGGGTTTTACCTGAGCGGATAG
- a CDS encoding OprD family porin has protein sequence MKSRTLTQSGLALAIAAAGLAQSAIAGGFVEDSKASLTLRNFYINTDNRNGTAAPSKQEEWGQGFLLNYTSGFTQGTVGFGADALGLLGVRLDSGKGTHYNPTGSNFSGTVFPTDSDGRAVDDFSSLGLTGKAKVSATELRYGTLLPKLPVVTYNDGRLLPQTFEGGQVTSNEFKDLTLIGGQLEHMKSRSSSNNEGLSIAGANNSRTGEFVNKFYYGGADYKLTKDLTLQYYYGNLEDFYKQHFLGLQHNWAIGPGVLKSDLRYFHSSDDGKNGHDKNYYTNGYYGNGVTKGEVDNRAWSGLFTYTLSGHSFAAGYQQLSGDSDFPFINNGDGATAYLITDVQIGKFLRAGERTWQLRYGYDFAQAGLPGLTFQTLYLHGDNIDTKYGDKSEWERDISLAYVIPDGTFKGLGFTWKNAALRSGLPVEGKGTATQRDQDENRLIVSYTIPLL, from the coding sequence ATGAAAAGCCGCACTCTCACGCAATCGGGCCTGGCGCTCGCCATCGCTGCCGCGGGCCTGGCCCAGTCGGCCATTGCCGGCGGGTTCGTCGAGGACAGCAAGGCCAGCCTCACCCTGCGCAACTTCTACATCAACACCGACAACCGCAACGGCACCGCGGCGCCGAGCAAGCAGGAAGAGTGGGGCCAGGGCTTCCTGCTCAACTACACCTCCGGCTTCACCCAGGGCACCGTCGGCTTCGGCGCCGACGCGCTGGGTCTGCTCGGGGTTCGTCTCGACAGCGGCAAGGGCACACATTACAACCCGACCGGCTCGAACTTTTCCGGTACTGTCTTCCCCACTGACAGCGATGGCCGCGCGGTGGATGACTTTTCCAGCCTGGGGCTGACGGGCAAGGCGAAGGTTTCTGCCACCGAACTTCGCTACGGCACCCTGCTGCCGAAGCTGCCGGTGGTGACCTACAACGACGGTCGCCTGCTGCCGCAGACCTTCGAGGGCGGCCAGGTCACTTCCAACGAGTTCAAGGACCTGACCCTGATCGGTGGCCAGCTCGAGCACATGAAGAGCCGTAGCTCCAGCAACAACGAAGGGCTGTCCATCGCCGGCGCCAACAACTCCCGCACCGGCGAGTTCGTCAACAAGTTCTACTACGGCGGCGCCGACTACAAACTGACCAAGGACCTGACGCTGCAGTACTACTACGGCAACCTGGAGGACTTCTACAAACAGCACTTCCTTGGCCTGCAGCACAACTGGGCCATCGGTCCGGGCGTGCTGAAATCCGACCTGCGCTACTTCCACAGCAGCGACGATGGCAAGAATGGCCACGACAAGAACTACTACACCAACGGCTACTACGGTAACGGCGTCACCAAGGGCGAGGTCGATAACCGCGCCTGGAGCGGCCTGTTCACCTATACCTTGAGCGGTCACAGCTTCGCTGCCGGCTACCAGCAACTCAGCGGCGACAGCGACTTCCCGTTCATCAACAACGGTGACGGCGCCACCGCCTACCTGATCACCGACGTGCAGATCGGCAAGTTCCTGCGCGCCGGTGAGCGCACTTGGCAGCTCCGCTATGGCTATGACTTCGCCCAGGCCGGCCTGCCGGGCCTGACCTTCCAGACCCTGTACCTGCATGGCGACAATATCGACACCAAGTACGGCGACAAGAGCGAATGGGAGCGTGACATTTCCCTGGCCTACGTAATCCCGGATGGCACCTTCAAGGGCCTGGGCTTCACCTGGAAGAACGCGGCCCTGCGCAGCGGCCTGCCGGTCGAAGGCAAGGGCACGGCGACCCAGCGTGACCAGGACGAGAACCGTCTGATCGTCAGCTACACCATCCCGCTGCTGTAA